The following are encoded in a window of Osmia bicornis bicornis chromosome 15, iOsmBic2.1, whole genome shotgun sequence genomic DNA:
- the LOC114872914 gene encoding bromodomain adjacent to zinc finger domain protein 1A isoform X2 translates to MPLLRKQPFQRLHVSSDFKDDDEVFHCEVTNEIFKDYNEFCERIILCNSLIWSCSITGRTNMTYEEALQCEENAKKSLKEFPMELRIPILYLASKTNRSSFNDMIEDVYQFARDRYFVGEMVEASFTEDSWCDCHVLQVIAPSEQQIKQYAKENHRNSQEQQYHPPAKLFRYEVEQLDCGESDISQLMIVEATQVRRRKQHYSRERNKIFLRQLCEQNESGIWTVKDSVLQKYGISKVRFDTIFAGPPPDFTSRVKKYVRHKQESIEKFLTTNISKQKAMEKPDPLKKVNQGGVDVKKFRKPRMNGKFKEDLKAKALEEKAKRKEERVLKSERKKEEKQKLAALAAYMRQWNKPREDLECEDLSPIPQPTPVKSSIANEKFGDAVMILEFLEFFNDELEVATYFPHSFTLDLLEKALLVKEASGPWSDLLQLLLSNIFKYQADEEDEIHAQASDLVNDNSMYEGVTSMTKAVKLATIASSWSQMYQGCKLSEMTLDHVTLSEILRQHLLSSGGRIGEVASKWRYSQRGGYTNQDDPALLMRINEAYILRLLGHRNVHEFDLDEKLKVATCLINQLLTFASIRDVIEERHEKVHQARKELKSFLIAEQKKEKEEKEKMRDREKDKESKTPKKVTRGNCEEEKKKEEYENKLKELQQASRDDKMMLYLGSDRTHRRYWRFLSIPGIFVENDEWWPGNCLPEGTPYQPELQDRESTYAYLRNKFEDEFSDKENRFKKAKKSPKKVTFSDKNGLKSPRKDISRKQELFDIRKNLMACTGDKECPVHWKRSEPKWSFYGKPEDIEALVNGLSKRGIREGELRNNIMQEMTSLMCVIEECPRQKLNPDVFAGPIKGPSNKTSKKNKYENANLNFPSEMPVVDVLELTLRDYILDFEDKIKSGCLGHLKVNDREAWRKAINSKGYDKQCDKLIYGTNEIEVDVASNITLDKVKNEAKHSRPGTPDSEVGSINIKTYKDSGKYLGPPNENELLPDPKQQTVIKQMACAILQLSYAVDQKYLQKPLCGDEKDKKWTGEETRERWEQSLMASTSWSQLFLHLSTLENSVAWDRSALNAQCRICRRRRDPEKMLLCDECNKGHHLYCLKPKLNTVPEGDWYCKVCKPPTKSKEKLKKRKIFEDELEEEEVILTKETRHNRAKRILESEGEEDQDDDDLEEDSDEDMDSQHMNVCSVCRSGGKLIRCDACSSFYHVECIEPPMARAPRGRWSCSDCKDRKDRKTTNKYVRGRERERDGERQCAAAARSRIHGFAKSLLTTESTDWEDSSTSEDTEPRQTRRATKRAAEIEEDKGTVKGCMGRLQELLTDVMHHRDSWPFLSPVTKDEVPDYHDIISNPMDFGTIKYKLNNGEYETSEQFFGDCHLVFENCQVYNEEHSAVYKAGMRLLKYFEKRCKELGLNYGEEPLRPSSAKKPRFEENDLVDSEDEDTEEIQKSR, encoded by the exons ATGCCGCTTCTTCGTAAGCAACCGTTTCAACGACTTCACGTCTCCTCAGACTTCAAGGATGATGATGAAGTTTTCCATTGTGAGGTTaccaatgaaattttcaaggaCTACAA TGAATTCTGTGAGAGAATTATTTTATGCAATTCGCTTATATGGTCATGCAGTATAACTGGTAGAACTAACATGACCTATGAAGAGGCTTTACAATGTGAAGAAAATGCTAAGAAAAGTCTTAAAGAGTTCCCTATGGag CTACGTATTCCTATATTGTATCTTGCCAGTAAAACTAACAGATCTTCTTTTAATGACATGATAGAAGATGTATATCAGTTTGCAAGAGATCGCTATTTTGTAGGAGAAATGGTAGAAGCAAGTTTCACAGAGGATTCTTGGTGCGATTGCCATGTTCTTCAAGTTATTGCACCTTCAGAACAGCAAATCAAACAGTATGCTAAAGAAAATCACAG GAATTCCCAGGAACAACAATATCATCCACCAGCAAAGTTATTTCGTTATGAAGTAGAACAGTTAGACTGTGGAGAGTCTGATATCAGCCAACTTATGATAGTGGAAGCAACACAAGTAAGGAGAAGAAAGCAACATTACAGCAGAGAacgtaataaaatatttttacgtcAGCTGTGCGAGCAAAATGAAAGCGGTATATGGACTGTAAAA GACAGTGTTTTACAGAAATACGGAATTAGTAAAGTACGTTTTGACACTATATTTGCTGGTCCTCCGCCAGATTTTACGTCACGCGTTAAGAAATATGTTAGACATAAACAAGAATCGATAGAGAAATTTTTGACAACAAATATTTCCAAGCAAAAAGCAATGGAAAAGCCAGATCCTCTTAAGAAGGTCAATCAGGGAGGAGTGGACGTAAAAAAGTTTCGAAAACCGAG aatgaatggaaaatttaaagaaGACCTTAAAGCAAAAGCTCTCGAAGAAAAGGCAAAACGAAAAGAAGAACGAGTTCTGAAAAGTGAGcgtaaaaaagaagagaaacaaaAATTAGCTGCTTTGGCTGCATATATGAGACAGTGGAATAAACCAAGAGAAGATCTTGAATGTGAAGATCTTTCTCCTATTCCACAACCTACACCAGTTAAAAGCAGTATAGCCAATGAAAAATTCGGCGATGCTGTAATGATTCTAGAATTTTTAGAATTCTTCAATGATGAATTAGAAGTCGCTACATATTTTCCACATAGTTTTACATTAGACTTGTTAGAAAAGGCGCTGTTGGTCAAGGAAGCATCTGGACCATGGAGTGATCTCCTACAATTGCTACTGTcaaacatatttaaatatcaAGCAGACGAAGAAGATGAAATTCATGCTCAAGCATCTGATTTAGTGAATGATAATAGTATGTATGAAGGAGTAACATCAATGACAAAAGCTGTAAAACTTGCTACAATAGCTTCTAGCTGGAGTCAAATGTATCAAGGCTGTAAATTGTCCGAGATGACATTAGATCATGTAACTTTGAGTGAGATTTTAAGACAACATTTGTTAAGTTCTGGTGGCCGAATAGGTGAAGTTGCTTCGAAATGGAGATATTCTCAGAGAg GTGGATATACAAATCAAGATGATCCTGCACTTTTGATGAGAATAAACGAGGCATATATTTTAAGATTGTTGGGACATCGTAATGTTCACGAATTTGATTtagatgaaaaattaaaagtagcCACGTGTCTAATTAATCAGTTACTTACTTTTGCTTCGATACGAGACGTAATTGAAGAGCGACACGAAAAGGTTCATCAAGcaagaaaagaattgaaatcTTTTCTGATAGCTGaacaaaaaaaggaaaaagaggaaaaagaaaaaatgagaGACCGTGAGAAAGATAAAGAAAGTAAAACACCAAAGAAAGTTACACGTGGTAATtgtgaagaagaaaagaaaaaagaagagtatgaaaataaattaaaagaacttCAGCAAGCATCCAGGGATGATAAAATGATGCTTTATTTAGGTTCTGATAGAACTCATCGCAGATATTGGAGATTTTTATCAATTCCAG GAATATTCGTAGAAAACGATGAGTGGTGGCCAGGTAACTGCCTTCCAGAAGGTACTCCTTACCAACCGGAATTACAAGACAGAGAATCTACATATGCATacttaagaaataaatttgaagatGAATTCAGTGATAAAGAAAATAGATTTAAGAAGGCAAAGAAATCTCCCAAAAAAGTTACATTTTCTGATAAAAATGGTCTCAAATCTCCAAGGAAAGATATATCTCGCAAACAAGAGCTATTTGACATAAGAAAAAACTTGATGGCTTGTACAGGAGATAAAGAATGTCCAGTTCACTGGAAAAGATCAGAACCAAAATGGAGTTTCTATGGAAAGCCAGAAGACATAGAAGCTCTAGTGAATGGTTTAAGTAAACGAGGAATTAGAGAAGGCGAACTCAGGAATAACATTATGCAAGAAATGACGAGTTTGATGTGTGTGATCGAAGAGTGTCCTCGACAGAAACTTAATCCTGACGTT TTTGCAGGACCTATTAAAGGACCTTCTAATAAAActtcaaaaaaaaataaatacgaAAACGCTAACTTAAACTTTCCTTCTGAAATGCCAGTGGTCGATGTTTTAGAATTAACATTAAGAGATTATATTTTAGATTtcgaagataaaataaaatcaggTTGCTTAGGACATTTAAAAGTCAATGATCGAGAAGCATGGAGAAAAGCAATTAACAGCAAGGGCTATGACAAACAGTGTGATAAACTAATATATGGTACAAATGAAATTGAAGTAGACGTTGCTAGTAATATAACTTTAGATAAAGTCAAAAACGAAGCTAAGCATAGTCGACCAGGTACTCCAGATTCAGAAGTTGGaagtattaatataaaaacttaCAAAGATTCAGGAAAATACTTAGGGCCACCAAATGAAAATGAACTACTCCCAGATCCTAAGCAACAAACAGTTATTAAACAAATGGCTTGTGCTATTTTACAATTATCTTATGCTGTAGATCAAAAGTACTTACAGAAACCATTATGTGGTGACGAAAAAGACAAAAAATGGACAGGTGAAGAAACCAGAGAAAGATGGGAGCAATCTCTTATGGCATCGACAAGTTGGTctcaattatttttacatttaagTACATTAGAAAATAGCGTCGCGTGGGATAGAAGTGCACTCAATGCCCAGTGTCGCATATGTAGACGACGTCGAGATCCCGAGAAAATGCTACTTTGTGATGAGTGCAACAAAGGCCACCATTTATATTGTTTAAAACCAAAATTGAAT ACTGTACCAGAAGGAGACTGGTATTGCAAAGTATGCAAGCCACCGACCAAATCAAAGGAGAAACTTAAAAAACGTAAGATATTCGAAGATGAgttggaagaagaagaagtaatATTAACTAAAGAAACTCGACATAATCGTGCAAAACGAATTCTTGAAAGCGAAGGAGAAGAGGATCAAGACGACGATGACCTAGAAGAAGATAGTGACGAGGATAT GGACAGTCAGCACATGAATGTGTGTTCTGTATGTCGAAGCGGTGGAAAATTAATCAGGTGTGACGCATGTTCAAGCTTCTATCATGTAGAATGTATAGAACCTCCTATGGCAAGAGCACCTCGAGGAAGATGGTCTTGTTCAGACTGcaaggatagaaaagatagGAAGACGACTAATAAGTATG TGAGGGGGCGTGAAAGGGAAAGAGACGGGGAGAGGCAGTGCGCTGCAGCAGCACGCTCTCGCATCCATGGCTTTGCCAAGAGCCTCCTCACTACAGAGTCTACAGACTGGGAGG ATAGTAGCACTTCAGAAGATACTGAACCAAGGCAAACAAGGCGAGCAACTAAAAGAGCGGCTGAGATAGAAGAAGATAAAGGAACAGTTAAAGGATGCATGGGAAGACTACAGGAATTACTTACAGATGTGATGCACCATAGAGATTCTTGGCCTTTCCTATCACCTGTTACAAAAGACGAAGTTCCAGATTATCACGATATTATCTCAAATCCCATGGATTTCGgtacaattaaatataaacttAACAATGGAGAATATGAAACGTCGGAACAGTTTTTCGGTGATTGTCATTTAGTATTCGAAAATTGTCAAGTTTATAATGAAGAGCATAGTGCAGTTTACAA AGCAGGTATGAGGTTACTGAAGTACTTCGAAAAGCGATGCAAGGAATTAGGATTAAATTATGGTGAGGAACCACTACGTCCATCAAGCGCAAAAAAACCAagatttgaagaaaatgatcTCGTGGATAGCGAGGATGAAGATACTGAAGAAATTCAGAAGTCAAGATAG